Proteins co-encoded in one Nitrospira sp. genomic window:
- a CDS encoding HEAT repeat domain-containing protein, which yields MPMADEAPKLIQIALKGGEKKDGFNLVTERVVAVNPESKQLEVELLAYDGKTVVLDVAEEALEDLKRIKVGDGATIRVVEEGGKRVAKSFKIRAKDPNAAKADAMLLDLRDSHWLNRKYAAEVLGELKDPRAIDPLVTALSDEVGDVRQRAYDSLIKLGGPSVPSLIPLLVSEEDEIRQSATEILRKIGKPAVDPLATALTDADDRLTTRIMKVLDRMGYKPKTKDTPKAELPRLT from the coding sequence ATGCCCATGGCGGATGAAGCTCCGAAGTTGATTCAGATCGCGCTGAAAGGTGGAGAGAAGAAGGACGGGTTCAACCTGGTCACCGAGCGAGTTGTGGCGGTCAACCCTGAGAGCAAACAGCTCGAGGTTGAGCTCCTGGCTTACGACGGCAAGACCGTCGTGCTGGATGTGGCTGAGGAAGCGCTCGAGGACCTCAAAAGGATCAAGGTCGGAGACGGTGCCACGATTCGTGTGGTCGAAGAAGGCGGGAAGCGGGTCGCGAAGAGTTTTAAGATTCGCGCGAAAGATCCGAACGCCGCCAAAGCCGACGCCATGTTGCTCGATCTCAGAGATTCACACTGGTTGAATCGGAAGTACGCGGCAGAGGTCTTGGGGGAGTTGAAAGATCCGCGCGCCATCGATCCCTTGGTGACGGCGTTGAGCGACGAAGTTGGTGACGTGCGGCAACGCGCCTATGATTCGTTGATCAAACTCGGTGGCCCTTCCGTGCCATCGCTTATTCCACTCCTGGTATCCGAAGAGGACGAAATTCGTCAATCCGCAACTGAGATTCTTCGGAAGATCGGCAAACCAGCCGTCGATCCGCTGGCCACTGCGTTGACCGACGCCGATGATCGGCTGACAACCCGAATCATGAAGGTGCTCGATCGAATGGGATACAAACCGAAAACGAAGGACACACCGAAAGCTGAGTTGCCGAGGTTGACCTAG
- a CDS encoding HEAT repeat domain-containing protein codes for MQVSSPINLTPSWPQKASPPKRILSMTEHGASDQIDQLIHALHDENEALRDHAIASLGQTGPEALPRLIGLMADEDVVIREAAASAVVRMGPSVVEPMIEALQDDSWAIREQAASVLGKLRDRRATEPLVKAIHDRDGAVRTAAVWALERIGDSQAVPGLIDALMDNTLREDAARVLKKIGDVRAVEALIDGLLGSNWMVRRHAAEALGKIGDRRAVTPLIESLKDEDWLVRRNAAESLARLGATESVQPLLALLQDENTMVQETVEAVLASLGWTPEPQ; via the coding sequence ATGCAGGTCTCATCGCCGATAAACTTGACGCCATCATGGCCACAGAAAGCCAGCCCCCCGAAGAGGATACTGAGCATGACTGAACACGGTGCATCTGATCAAATCGATCAACTCATTCACGCATTGCACGACGAGAACGAGGCCTTACGCGACCATGCGATCGCGAGCCTCGGCCAGACTGGTCCCGAGGCGCTTCCTCGGTTGATTGGCCTCATGGCCGATGAAGATGTGGTGATTCGAGAGGCTGCGGCCAGCGCGGTCGTTCGGATGGGGCCCTCCGTGGTCGAACCCATGATCGAAGCCCTGCAAGATGATTCTTGGGCGATCAGAGAACAGGCGGCCTCGGTGCTAGGGAAATTGCGGGACCGACGTGCCACTGAGCCTCTGGTCAAGGCGATTCATGACCGTGACGGCGCCGTCAGAACGGCAGCGGTGTGGGCGCTGGAGCGGATCGGCGATTCACAAGCGGTGCCTGGGTTGATCGATGCACTCATGGACAACACCCTACGCGAAGATGCAGCTCGGGTGTTGAAGAAGATCGGCGACGTGCGGGCGGTGGAGGCCTTGATCGATGGACTCTTAGGTTCCAACTGGATGGTTCGGCGTCATGCGGCCGAGGCATTGGGCAAGATCGGTGATCGCCGAGCCGTCACCCCGTTGATCGAGTCACTGAAAGATGAAGACTGGTTGGTCAGACGCAACGCCGCCGAATCACTCGCGCGGCTTGGCGCAACAGAATCCGTTCAGCCCCTGCTGGCGCTGCTTCAAGACGAGAACACGATGGTCCAGGAAACTGTCGAGGCAGTGCTGGCCAGTCTCGGCTGGACACCTGAACCGCAATAA
- a CDS encoding glycoside hydrolase family 15 protein, which translates to MYQYGLIGNCQISALISAQGSLDWLCLPRPDSPPIFGKILDQEGGQFSISASIPSSETTTTQQYLPNTNILITTVSLPNGDAFRITDFCPRFLQYGRIYRPAALFRIVEPLSGSPSIRVCCKPVSGWEKAPVRPVRGSSHVRYDIRGDYLRLLTNMPLTYLCEETPVILTSKMYFALTWGLGIEDDLVKVSHEFLDQTTKYWRTWVKQCSIPVIYQEEVIRSALALKLNCYEDTGAILAAPTTSLPEEPGGPRNWDYRYCWLRDAHFSLSAFHNLGQFEEMEGFLKFLLNVGYASEQSHDRLAPVYKLSQDLPLPETEYANWQGFLGSRPVRSHNQAAEHIQSDVYGEMILTLAPIFFDNRFIDLRTKEHEALVANLVRLCERSISQPDAGPWEIRNGWKEHSFTNLMCWAGLDRAYRMQQAGFLRDLPTNLDSARARAANALLQATKNKALRNGPTDESYDASLAQLAILGFPDREVCDTTITQIKHALAVRQDGKETGFFFRYLRQDDFGKPQSSFVICSFWVVQALAKLGRLAEAKQIMKQILTGANGVGLFAEHFVPETRVQLGNFPQAYSHVGLINAAFAVSPPWSDVL; encoded by the coding sequence GTGTATCAGTACGGACTCATCGGAAACTGCCAAATTTCCGCGCTGATCAGTGCACAAGGGTCTCTCGACTGGCTGTGCCTCCCGAGACCAGACAGCCCACCGATCTTCGGGAAAATCCTGGACCAGGAGGGTGGCCAGTTTTCCATCTCCGCATCCATCCCGTCCTCGGAAACGACCACGACACAACAATACCTCCCAAACACCAATATCCTAATTACCACCGTCTCGTTACCCAATGGGGACGCCTTCCGGATTACCGACTTTTGCCCTCGCTTCCTGCAATATGGCCGTATCTATCGTCCAGCCGCCCTCTTTCGGATCGTCGAGCCGCTGAGCGGATCACCGTCGATTCGTGTCTGTTGCAAGCCAGTCTCCGGTTGGGAGAAAGCGCCGGTTCGACCTGTCCGCGGCAGCAGCCACGTTCGATACGATATTCGGGGAGACTACTTGCGGTTGCTGACGAATATGCCGCTGACGTACCTCTGCGAGGAAACGCCGGTCATCCTGACGTCGAAGATGTACTTCGCACTGACGTGGGGACTCGGGATTGAAGATGATCTCGTGAAAGTCAGTCACGAATTTCTCGATCAGACGACCAAGTACTGGCGGACCTGGGTCAAACAGTGCTCGATCCCGGTCATCTATCAGGAGGAGGTCATCCGCTCGGCCCTCGCACTGAAACTCAACTGTTACGAGGACACCGGCGCGATTCTCGCTGCGCCCACCACCAGCTTGCCCGAGGAGCCAGGGGGGCCACGAAACTGGGACTATCGCTACTGCTGGCTACGCGATGCCCATTTCTCGCTTTCGGCGTTTCACAATCTCGGCCAGTTTGAAGAAATGGAAGGCTTCCTAAAGTTTCTTCTGAATGTCGGCTATGCCAGTGAGCAATCCCACGATCGCTTGGCGCCGGTGTATAAACTCAGTCAGGACCTGCCCCTTCCGGAAACTGAGTATGCCAACTGGCAGGGATTTCTCGGAAGCCGGCCCGTGCGAAGCCACAACCAGGCAGCCGAACATATACAGAGCGACGTGTACGGCGAGATGATTCTCACGCTGGCTCCCATCTTCTTTGACAATCGATTCATTGACCTGCGGACCAAAGAACATGAAGCGCTGGTCGCCAATTTGGTCCGCCTCTGTGAGCGAAGCATCTCTCAGCCGGATGCCGGACCATGGGAGATTCGTAATGGCTGGAAGGAGCATTCGTTCACGAATCTCATGTGTTGGGCCGGACTAGACCGAGCCTACCGTATGCAGCAAGCCGGGTTCCTCCGCGATCTACCGACCAACCTGGACAGCGCCCGCGCGCGAGCGGCAAATGCTTTGTTGCAAGCCACCAAGAACAAGGCCCTCCGGAATGGACCGACTGACGAGAGTTACGACGCCTCCTTAGCTCAATTGGCCATTCTCGGATTTCCAGATCGAGAGGTGTGCGATACGACGATCACGCAGATCAAACACGCCCTCGCCGTGCGCCAAGACGGAAAGGAAACGGGATTTTTCTTCCGCTACCTACGGCAAGACGATTTCGGCAAGCCTCAGTCGAGCTTTGTCATTTGCTCATTCTGGGTCGTTCAAGCGCTCGCCAAACTGGGTCGTCTCGCTGAGGCAAAGCAGATCATGAAGCAGATTCTCACCGGGGCCAATGGCGTCGGGCTCTTTGCGGAGCACTTCGTGCCGGAAACTCGCGTCCAACTCGGGAACTTCCCGCAGGCCTATTCCCACGTCGGCTTGATCAACGCCGCGTTCGCCGTCAGCCCGCCATGGAGTGACGTGCTGTAG
- a CDS encoding HEAT repeat domain-containing protein yields the protein MPKETIETLVSELIHEEDWRRMRATAACVAGGPRSVQALIDALGSGPTELKKEAAAMLARIKDPQAGVALVGLLEHDEEVVRKAGAAALEQMAGVLDTDTARVLVALLPTTQEPVTRQVLSHLIGAIPTSVLPLCDMLKHPDQDAQIAAALMLDQLLDPRSLDAFIDAMGQPAVRDIAVGTLKKLGAIRERIDDTFEALREVEGASEREEARMTAVIDLLRIGRPSVEILIEYLEDDDWLVREAAADLLGKIGDVRAVEPLMKRLEQDKDTGVKELAIKSLGLIGDARPTRLYLDAIPIRPLRVFAMEALAKIKDVGVLHPYKDLFDRLRTDRDGLVAYNAGLIADKLDAIMATESQPPEEDTEHD from the coding sequence ATGCCTAAAGAAACGATTGAAACACTGGTATCTGAACTGATCCATGAAGAGGATTGGCGCCGTATGCGAGCGACGGCCGCCTGTGTGGCGGGCGGTCCTCGTTCAGTACAGGCACTCATCGACGCCCTAGGGTCAGGGCCCACCGAATTGAAAAAAGAAGCCGCCGCGATGCTGGCCCGTATCAAAGACCCGCAAGCCGGAGTGGCCCTCGTTGGACTACTCGAACATGATGAGGAGGTCGTTCGGAAAGCCGGTGCGGCAGCCCTTGAACAGATGGCAGGGGTGCTCGATACGGACACAGCTCGGGTGCTAGTTGCCTTGCTTCCCACGACTCAGGAACCCGTGACCAGACAGGTCCTGAGCCACCTGATCGGGGCGATTCCCACATCCGTCTTGCCCCTCTGCGACATGCTGAAACATCCTGATCAGGATGCACAAATTGCAGCAGCACTGATGCTCGATCAATTATTGGATCCCCGTTCCCTTGATGCATTCATCGATGCCATGGGCCAGCCGGCGGTTCGAGATATCGCCGTTGGCACGTTGAAGAAACTGGGCGCGATCCGGGAACGAATCGACGACACATTCGAGGCCTTGCGTGAAGTCGAAGGAGCCAGCGAGCGCGAAGAAGCTCGTATGACGGCGGTCATCGACCTACTCAGAATTGGACGACCGAGCGTAGAAATCCTGATTGAATATCTCGAAGACGACGATTGGCTCGTGCGCGAAGCCGCAGCCGACTTATTGGGAAAAATCGGAGATGTGCGAGCCGTCGAACCGTTGATGAAGCGGCTGGAACAGGACAAGGATACCGGGGTCAAAGAGTTGGCGATCAAATCCCTTGGGCTGATCGGCGATGCTCGGCCGACTCGACTCTATCTTGACGCTATCCCTATCCGTCCGCTACGGGTGTTTGCCATGGAGGCTTTGGCCAAGATCAAGGATGTCGGAGTCTTGCATCCATACAAGGACCTCTTTGACCGGCTCCGCACAGATCGTGACGGCCTCGTAGCCTATAATGCAGGTCTCATCGCCGATAAACTTGACGCCATCATGGCCACAGAAAGCCAGCCCCCCGAAGAGGATACTGAGCATGACTGA
- a CDS encoding type II toxin-antitoxin system RelE/ParE family toxin — protein sequence MKPLRFLGDSLECIRRFPEPVRHDAGYQLERVQHGKAARDFKPIPSVGKGVEELRVWGESGTYRVLYIARFAEAVYVLHAFQKKTRATSERDIELARTRYAELRGGRYD from the coding sequence ATGAAACCGCTTCGTTTTCTCGGAGACTCGCTGGAGTGTATCCGACGGTTTCCGGAACCGGTGCGACATGATGCGGGATACCAACTGGAACGAGTCCAGCATGGCAAGGCCGCGAGGGACTTCAAACCGATACCGTCGGTCGGAAAGGGAGTCGAAGAGCTACGCGTGTGGGGTGAATCTGGCACATATCGCGTGCTCTATATAGCCCGCTTCGCTGAAGCCGTCTACGTACTGCATGCGTTTCAGAAGAAAACACGGGCCACGAGCGAGCGCGACATCGAGCTGGCAAGAACGCGGTATGCTGAACTTAGGGGAGGGAGATATGACTAA
- a CDS encoding HEAT repeat domain-containing protein — translation MRLQMGDTVAEQIAALTDDDWAIREEAAMLLGTMRDPRAVGPLVSLLRDSDRAVREAAIGALTAIGEPSVPVLGLCLSDPQPAVQEAASTVLASIADSRVLAPLIASLKNSDWIVRMQAARALGRINDQASVPHLIPLLQDKVKAVREETSTALAAIGEPALPALRDATTHADWLVRLHAVEALGKTKSSLAVEPLLSLLFNDHDSAVREDAIRALGDIGDPQAVEYLLTVMKEPGLRILAIDALGRIGDRRAVPMLLAAAQGVTPPDHMRAVSGCGDQWTEDRMAQAAAVRALGMVGDESALPTLVAALHSTFTRAEAAAALAQYRSKAIPLLLPLLVEPTDDNMRYHVKETLALIGWRPGRI, via the coding sequence ATGAGGCTCCAGATGGGTGACACAGTCGCTGAACAGATCGCCGCGCTCACTGATGATGATTGGGCCATCCGTGAAGAAGCCGCGATGTTGCTCGGCACGATGCGTGACCCACGGGCTGTGGGTCCGTTGGTCTCTTTGCTTCGAGATTCCGACCGTGCGGTCCGCGAGGCGGCGATCGGAGCCCTGACAGCAATCGGAGAACCATCGGTTCCCGTACTGGGACTCTGTCTCTCCGACCCTCAGCCGGCAGTACAGGAAGCGGCTTCGACAGTGTTGGCCTCCATTGCCGATAGTCGGGTGCTGGCTCCACTCATTGCGTCGCTTAAGAACTCCGATTGGATCGTTCGGATGCAGGCCGCTCGAGCGTTGGGACGGATCAACGATCAGGCCTCGGTGCCGCATTTGATTCCTCTGCTCCAAGATAAGGTCAAAGCGGTGCGAGAAGAAACTTCGACGGCATTGGCGGCAATCGGTGAGCCGGCACTCCCCGCCTTGCGGGACGCGACGACACACGCAGATTGGCTCGTCCGGCTACATGCCGTGGAGGCACTGGGAAAAACAAAATCGTCACTCGCAGTTGAACCGTTGCTGTCCCTATTGTTCAATGATCATGATTCCGCGGTCCGTGAAGATGCCATTCGAGCGTTAGGAGACATCGGAGATCCTCAAGCTGTCGAGTACTTGCTGACCGTCATGAAAGAGCCAGGGCTGCGCATCTTGGCCATTGACGCACTGGGCCGCATCGGAGATCGTCGAGCCGTACCGATGTTGCTTGCAGCAGCACAAGGCGTGACCCCACCAGACCACATGCGGGCGGTCTCGGGCTGCGGCGATCAATGGACAGAAGATCGTATGGCACAAGCCGCAGCCGTCCGTGCCTTGGGGATGGTCGGCGATGAATCGGCACTGCCGACGTTGGTGGCGGCGCTTCACTCGACCTTCACGAGAGCGGAAGCCGCAGCAGCCTTGGCTCAATACCGGTCGAAGGCGATCCCCTTGCTCCTCCCGTTGCTGGTCGAACCGACGGATGACAACATGCGCTATCACGTGAAGGAAACCTTGGCCTTAATCGGCTGGAGACCGGGCAGAATTTAG
- a CDS encoding UDP-glucose/GDP-mannose dehydrogenase family protein translates to MHISVIGSGYVGLVTGACFAEFGVHVTCMDSDSRRIEKLEKGDVPFYEPGLKELVAKGIKEGRLSFTTDIAKAVEKALVIFIAVGTPPRGDGSADLSYVEEVGKGIARHMTGYKVIVTKSTVPVGTGAKLREVIAKAQTNALGFDMVSNPEFLREGSAIEDFMRPNRVVIGADSDQAVAIMKDLYRPLYLIETPIVVTDVPTAELIKYASNAFLATKISFINEIANLCEKVGANVQMVAKGMGLDHRIGGKFLHAGPGFGGSCFPKDLAALIQTGERNGYPMQIASAASRVNDIQRERMIEKIREAVGGLKGKTLAMLGLSFKPNTNDIREAPALAIGRALLAEGASIRAYDPEALTEACQIMPELQPCRDTYHAAEGADAVVIMTEWNVFRTLDFEKLKSIMRVPVLLDLRNVYDPERVGAAGFKYVSVGRMARRPKSTR, encoded by the coding sequence ATGCACATCAGTGTGATCGGAAGCGGTTACGTCGGACTCGTGACAGGAGCATGTTTCGCCGAGTTTGGCGTTCACGTCACCTGCATGGACAGTGACAGCCGAAGAATCGAGAAGCTTGAAAAAGGCGACGTCCCGTTTTATGAACCAGGTCTCAAGGAATTGGTGGCGAAGGGAATCAAAGAAGGCCGACTCAGTTTCACCACGGACATTGCAAAGGCCGTCGAGAAGGCGTTGGTCATCTTTATCGCTGTTGGGACTCCCCCTAGGGGTGATGGGTCTGCCGATCTCTCGTATGTGGAAGAAGTCGGCAAAGGGATTGCGCGGCACATGACGGGCTACAAGGTCATCGTGACCAAGTCCACAGTACCCGTCGGCACCGGTGCAAAACTACGTGAGGTGATTGCCAAGGCTCAGACGAATGCCTTGGGATTCGACATGGTCTCAAATCCAGAGTTCCTCCGCGAAGGGTCGGCCATCGAAGATTTCATGCGACCGAATCGCGTGGTGATCGGGGCAGACAGCGATCAGGCAGTGGCGATCATGAAGGATCTGTATCGCCCGCTCTATCTAATTGAAACCCCCATCGTTGTGACCGACGTGCCGACCGCTGAGCTCATCAAATATGCCTCCAATGCTTTCCTGGCCACGAAGATTTCGTTCATCAACGAGATTGCGAACCTATGCGAAAAAGTTGGAGCCAATGTTCAAATGGTGGCGAAGGGCATGGGGCTTGACCATCGCATTGGCGGGAAGTTTCTTCATGCAGGCCCGGGCTTCGGAGGCTCATGCTTCCCGAAAGATCTCGCCGCACTTATTCAGACCGGTGAGCGAAATGGCTATCCTATGCAGATTGCTTCCGCGGCTTCACGGGTGAATGATATTCAGCGAGAACGGATGATCGAGAAGATCCGGGAGGCGGTTGGGGGACTGAAAGGGAAGACGTTGGCGATGCTGGGCCTTTCATTCAAACCCAATACCAATGACATTCGTGAAGCCCCGGCTTTGGCGATTGGTCGAGCCCTCCTGGCCGAGGGTGCGAGCATTCGCGCGTATGATCCGGAGGCCCTAACGGAAGCGTGCCAGATCATGCCTGAACTCCAGCCCTGCCGAGACACCTACCACGCGGCTGAAGGAGCGGACGCGGTGGTGATTATGACCGAGTGGAATGTGTTTCGAACCTTGGACTTTGAAAAGCTGAAGTCGATCATGCGCGTTCCTGTCTTGCTTGATCTCCGAAACGTCTATGACCCTGAACGCGTGGGGGCTGCTGGCTTCAAATATGTATCGGTAGGGCGTATGGCACGGAGGCCTAAGAGCACGCGCTGA
- the otsB gene encoding trehalose-phosphatase, protein MDYLLTEKGKLDLEAILKGRSLYAFDFDGTLAKIVREHHAARLSRPIRFWLEKLATRAPTAIISGRSVEDLRSRVGVAVPHLIGNHGSEGPHTRQEDIQQVRETSSGWLELITERFQNELTRSGVVVEDKSYSLSFHYRTVDQRDEARALITRIIAELSPPPRIVLGKSVVNVMPPAASHKGTALLEYMRRLDCSTALYVGDDETDEDVFALRDHRILTVRVGKKKGSAARYFLKRQTEITEMLRLLVEVGDQNIHAWSGCHEQGATRPVPHPNE, encoded by the coding sequence ATGGATTATCTTTTGACGGAAAAAGGGAAGCTTGATCTGGAGGCCATCCTGAAGGGCCGGTCTCTGTATGCCTTTGATTTCGACGGGACTCTGGCGAAGATTGTCCGAGAGCATCATGCGGCGCGGCTCTCGCGCCCCATCCGTTTCTGGCTTGAGAAACTCGCGACGCGCGCTCCCACCGCCATTATCTCGGGACGCTCCGTGGAGGATCTGCGCTCACGTGTCGGGGTCGCCGTCCCTCACTTGATCGGGAACCATGGCTCAGAAGGCCCTCACACGCGCCAGGAGGACATTCAGCAAGTCCGAGAGACCAGTTCTGGATGGCTGGAATTGATCACCGAACGATTTCAGAATGAGCTGACTCGAAGCGGTGTGGTCGTCGAGGATAAATCCTATTCGCTCTCATTTCATTATCGAACGGTCGATCAGCGAGACGAGGCTCGGGCGCTTATCACTCGCATCATTGCTGAATTGTCTCCTCCTCCTCGCATTGTCCTTGGGAAGTCCGTCGTCAATGTGATGCCGCCTGCGGCGTCACACAAGGGGACGGCCTTGCTGGAGTACATGCGCAGACTTGACTGTAGCACGGCTCTCTACGTGGGAGACGACGAGACCGATGAGGATGTCTTTGCGCTTCGGGATCACCGCATTCTTACCGTGCGAGTCGGCAAGAAGAAGGGGTCCGCCGCTCGGTATTTCCTCAAAAGACAGACGGAAATCACCGAGATGCTTCGACTTCTCGTCGAGGTCGGTGACCAAAACATTCACGCCTGGAGCGGCTGCCATGAACAGGGAGCCACTCGGCCTGTTCCGCACCCCAACGAATAG
- a CDS encoding trehalose-6-phosphate synthase, whose protein sequence is MRLLALSLRFVLPLVIVLAVIAYGVVPLVDSLQLKWFVRDLDMRSKLMVNTMEGPLAELLVKNSQDKISAYFTRIIQDERLHALGFCDIENSLLYETQAYPQDVTCKDTLDLAPNSSTVRSFSSGPLHIMSASIESSGHRLGRLLLLQDMRFIQQRSSDTKRYVFYLFAGLTAVISLVTVLVAHFSWKEWVAGVRAMVKGERLLTPLTQGQHAPELQPLAKDLRSLVQALETDRRMRDETQISWSPTSLKSILHEQFSGDQVLIVSNRQPYAHFWQDQKIVVQVPASGLVSALEPVMRACSGTWVAHGNGSADREVVDGRNHVSVPPAHPTYEIRRVWLTAEEEAGYYYGFANEGLWPLCHIAHVRPTFRSSDWKHYVAINERFAQAVYEEATTDNPVVLVQDYHLALVPKLIRDRLPTATIITFWHIPWANAESFGICPWRQEILEGLLGSSILGFHTRVHCNNFIDCVDRILEARIDRNSSTVSYGGKMTAVNPYPISIEWPLQWLRDQPPVPECRTRLREMCGMPPDRFVGLGVERLDYTKGILERFMAVERLLELQPEWIGKFTFIQIAAPSRAMIEQYQYFTSQVLALAEQINKRFGHEGYEPICLRIQHHEASQVYECYRGADLCVVSSLHDGMNLVAKEFVGARDDEQGVLILSQFTGAARELTEALVINPYDIDQFAAAFHLGLTMPKVEQRARMQSMRGLIQEFNVYRWAGRMLIDAARMRQKERVMQQVRRPSLLS, encoded by the coding sequence ATGAGGTTACTCGCGCTCTCTCTGCGGTTTGTGCTTCCCTTGGTGATCGTCTTGGCCGTGATCGCCTATGGGGTCGTTCCGCTCGTCGACTCACTCCAATTGAAATGGTTTGTCCGCGATCTCGATATGCGGTCTAAACTCATGGTCAATACGATGGAGGGACCGCTGGCGGAGCTTCTGGTCAAGAACTCTCAAGACAAGATCTCTGCCTACTTTACGCGCATTATTCAGGATGAGCGGTTGCACGCCCTGGGCTTTTGCGACATCGAGAACAGTCTGCTCTATGAGACCCAGGCTTATCCGCAAGACGTCACCTGCAAGGATACGCTCGATCTCGCCCCCAACTCGTCTACCGTTCGGTCGTTCAGTAGCGGACCACTCCATATCATGTCGGCGTCCATCGAATCCAGCGGGCACCGGCTTGGACGTCTGTTACTCCTCCAGGACATGAGGTTTATCCAACAACGGAGCAGCGATACCAAACGCTACGTCTTTTATTTATTTGCGGGGCTGACGGCAGTTATTTCGCTCGTCACGGTGCTGGTCGCACATTTCAGCTGGAAAGAATGGGTGGCCGGGGTACGAGCGATGGTTAAGGGAGAAAGACTACTGACCCCTCTCACGCAGGGGCAACATGCTCCGGAACTCCAGCCGCTGGCGAAGGACTTGCGCTCGTTGGTCCAGGCTCTTGAGACCGATCGCCGCATGCGCGATGAGACGCAGATTTCCTGGTCTCCGACCAGTCTGAAATCCATTCTTCATGAACAGTTCTCGGGCGATCAGGTGCTGATTGTGTCCAACCGGCAGCCCTATGCCCACTTTTGGCAAGATCAGAAAATCGTTGTGCAGGTGCCGGCGAGCGGGCTTGTCTCGGCGCTTGAGCCGGTGATGCGCGCTTGCTCTGGGACATGGGTCGCGCACGGGAACGGATCCGCGGATCGAGAGGTGGTAGACGGCCGGAACCATGTCAGTGTTCCGCCGGCGCATCCCACCTATGAGATTCGGCGTGTGTGGCTGACCGCCGAAGAAGAGGCCGGATACTATTATGGGTTTGCCAACGAGGGGTTGTGGCCGCTCTGCCATATCGCTCACGTCCGGCCCACGTTCCGTTCATCCGATTGGAAACACTATGTTGCCATCAATGAGCGTTTTGCGCAGGCCGTCTACGAGGAGGCCACGACCGACAATCCGGTTGTGCTTGTTCAGGATTACCATCTCGCCCTGGTTCCAAAGCTCATCCGAGATCGATTGCCGACGGCGACGATCATCACGTTCTGGCATATTCCCTGGGCTAATGCGGAAAGTTTTGGGATCTGTCCTTGGAGGCAGGAGATTCTGGAAGGGCTGCTCGGAAGCAGCATTCTGGGATTCCATACCAGAGTCCACTGCAACAACTTCATCGACTGTGTCGATCGGATACTCGAGGCGCGCATCGATCGAAACAGTTCAACGGTTTCTTATGGGGGGAAGATGACAGCGGTCAACCCCTATCCGATCTCCATCGAGTGGCCGCTGCAATGGTTGCGCGACCAGCCGCCGGTCCCTGAATGCCGAACCAGGTTGCGGGAGATGTGTGGGATGCCTCCGGATCGCTTCGTGGGCCTGGGAGTGGAGCGTCTAGATTATACGAAGGGGATCCTGGAGCGGTTCATGGCTGTGGAACGATTGCTGGAACTCCAGCCCGAATGGATCGGGAAGTTTACCTTTATTCAGATTGCCGCCCCCAGCCGTGCCATGATCGAGCAGTACCAGTATTTCACCAGCCAGGTCTTAGCGTTGGCGGAGCAGATCAACAAACGGTTTGGGCATGAAGGCTATGAACCGATCTGCTTGCGGATTCAGCATCACGAGGCCTCTCAGGTCTATGAGTGTTATCGTGGAGCAGACCTCTGTGTGGTCAGCAGTCTCCATGACGGCATGAATTTGGTTGCGAAAGAGTTCGTCGGTGCCCGGGACGATGAGCAGGGAGTGCTGATTCTGAGTCAATTCACCGGAGCCGCTCGGGAACTGACGGAGGCGCTCGTCATCAATCCCTACGACATCGATCAATTTGCGGCTGCGTTTCACCTTGGCCTGACGATGCCGAAGGTGGAGCAGCGGGCCAGGATGCAGAGCATGCGTGGACTGATTCAGGAGTTCAATGTGTATCGCTGGGCCGGTCGTATGCTTATCGATGCCGCACGCATGAGACAAAAGGAGCGAGTCATGCAACAGGTGCGGCGGCCGAGTCTGCTGAGTTGA